In Naumovozyma castellii chromosome 1, complete genome, one DNA window encodes the following:
- the AGA1 gene encoding Aga1p (ancestral locus Anc_6.367), with protein MLFTKSLILPFALLLSVKNVQAQDASSVITGTTSIAKTITSADDNGQVVTITSYDMSTFTSTVCPTCTVLPTTTLKVTSHFTSYVCQTCYTTTIPKSSSSSSSSSSIQSSSSAVISSSSIVSSSSSPIPTTSTTSSTSTSTPITSSAESSSVPTTSTTSSTPFTSSVESSSIPTTSTISSTPITSSLQSSSAPSSTTISSESSLISSAPACTGIECYTSSSVPTSTPTPSTSSITHNNITSTSASSASSSIPPVVSISTITTTVSNITSIYTTTCPLTSVHTTIVSIESCSNGECTIPSTLVPITTSSSPIETETTTINESCTGSECQIKPTSQSTSFPGTTVTTTTTTQPTTPLSVPTTITTTTSVTPVCEGDNCKTTLTSVATTTSVSTKPNTPTTSSSFVVQQSSSINTIPLIPSSTQPMISNFEGNAVRLSAGSVLMSLLLALII; from the coding sequence ATGCTATTTACTAAATCATTAATACTTCCATTCGCTCTCCTCCTTTCTGTTAAGAACGTCCAAGCACAAGATGCATCTTCCGTCATTACTGGAACAACCTCAATCGCAAAGACAATAACGTCAGCGGATGATAATGGTCAAGTGGTTACTATAACTTCATATGATATGTCCACTTTCACATCAACCGTGTGTCCAACTTGTACAGTtttaccaacaacaactttGAAAGTGACTTCTCATTTCACTTCTTATGTCTGTCAAACTTGTTATACTACCACTATtccaaaatcttcttcttcttccagttcttcaagttcaatccaatcttcttcctctgcagtgatttcttcaagttCAATTGTgtcatcctcatcttctCCAATTCCAACTACATCCACCACATCATCAACTTCAACAAGTACTCCAATCACAAGTTCTGCtgaatcttcttcagttcCAACCACCTCCACCACTTCTAGTACTCCATTCACAAGCTCTGTTgaatcttcatcaattccAACCACCTCCACTATTTCTAGTACTCCAATCACAAGCTCCCTGCAATCTTCCTCAGCACCAAGCTCAACTACAATTTCATCTGAGAGTTCTTTGATCTCATCTGCTCCCGCTTGCACTGGTATTGAATGTTATACATCTAGTTCTGTCCCAACATCAACCCCAACACCAAGTACTTCAAGCATAACCCACAACAACATCACTTCTACTTCCGCCTCCTCCGCCTCCTCCTCCATCCCTCCTGTTGTTTCCATTTCTACCATCACAACTACTGTCAGTAACATCACAAGTATCTACACTACCACTTGTCCCTTAACTTCAGTTCATACCACAATCGTCTCCATTGAATCATGCTCTAATGGAGAATGCACCATTCCATCCACTCTTGTTCCAATTACAACCTCATCATCCCCTATTGAAACTGAAACAACAACCATTAATGAATCATGTACAGGTTCAGAATGTCAAATTAAACCAACTTCTCAATCAACTTCCTTCCCAGGCACAACTGTCACCACTACTACCACTACCCAACCAACCACTCCTCTATCTGTCCCAACCACTATTACAACTACTACTTCTGTTACTCCAGTTTGTGAAGGTGATAACTGTAAGACCACACTTACTTCCGTTGCCACTACTACATCTGTATCTACTAAACCTAATACCCCAACtacttcttcctcttttgtCGTTCAACAATCATCCTCTATTAATACCATCCCATTGATTCCATCATCAACTCAACCAATGATCAGTAACTTCGAAGGTAACGCTGTTAGATTATCAGCAGGCAGTGTCTTGATGTCATTGTTGTTGGCATTGATCATTTAA
- the NCAS0A05540 gene encoding uncharacterized protein, producing MKLRIITLFIMSFLCNTNAAPLDDTLSTFPSGHLGIKFHDVRRIIDRIHTGNGSFVNVFLELLLTMQGKGNHNSPIDIRETMVDIFTEVEQNMVIANYGYNDSNVLLPVGTFSLLQEREIWMTNLTQITESLERRHFFWNLKRRLLHNPVKQLTKQFIWSQLGYTRWFLEEIRYDFFTDSKREILLAEGYRSLLQAKVVIHQFGQMLQDLDELGYMSCVAKGLKEYTHFWEGQFPDEIVREKRGDLVKRLLSKMEFNSAAEALNCKDFQDIIMHFFLLWLSLFFLVSMLPGAGMAAAIGYPTLVILLHMIVLSRIYSEIEGQAQTLLY from the coding sequence ATGAAATTGCGAATTATaactttatttattatgtCATTTCTATGTAACACCAACGCCGCACCACTAGATGACACACTCTCGACATTTCCCTCAGGGCACCTAGGGATCAAGTTTCATGACGTTAGAAGGATCATTGACAGAATCCATACTGGCAATGGTTCCTTTGTAAATGTTTTTCTCGAGCTGCTATTAACAATGCAGGGGAAAGGCAATCACAACAGCCCAATAGATATTAGGGAAACCATGGTTGATATCTTTACCGAAGTGGAACAAAATATGGTTATTGCTAATTATGGGTACAATGACTCCAACGTGTTACTTCCGGTTGGAACGTTTAGCCTCTTGCAAGAAAGGGAAATCTGGATGACAAATTTAACACAGATAACTGAGTCTCTGGAACGCCGTCACTTCTTCTGGAACTTAAAGAGGCGACTACTTCATAACCCAGTAAAACAACTAACTAAACAATTTATCTGGTCACAGCTAGGGTATACCAGATGGTTTCTTGAGGAAATTCGATATGATTTCTTCACGGACTCCAAGAGAGAAATACTACTAGCGGAAGGATACCGCTCATTGTTGCAAGCAAAAGTAGTAATCCACCAGTTTGGTCAAATGTTACAAGACCTTGATGAATTGGGGTACATGAGTTGTGTAGCTAAGGGGTTGAAGGAGTATACGCATTTTTGGGAGGGCCAATTCCCAGATGAGATAGTACGTGAAAAAAGGGGGGATTTAGTTAAAAGgcttctttcaaaaatggaatTCAACAGTGCTGCTGAAGCTTTAAATTGTAAGGATTTTCAGGACATAATAATGCATTTCTTCCTGTTGTGGCTCAGTCTTTTTTTCCTGGTTTCCATGCTTCCTGGTGCTGGGATGGCTGCAGCGATTGGATATCCTACCCTTGTTATACTACTTCACATGATCGTATTAAGCCGAATATACTCTGAGATTGAAGGTCAAGCCCAGACACTCCTCTATTGA
- the PET494 gene encoding Pet494p (ancestral locus Anc_6.369), with protein sequence MPLLPPYHHINKRLVRIWTRFHHGFCSSASRISKFSSSNGIILSSQAQANPTRIKLSSLLWRYFNEPGNLLFVTTNIIAFMGIITYNTLVNISREKYIQEGRILASLNSHFPDNVRRNEELPLLFPKEEEQSSEKDSLELLPKIVDKVEEENETSPLTIYSENKIPLVKSVKVTSMKSESIKLSLFHMIYSFQLYKSVLQHNTKQEEKGAASWNEEVEAMWKSLNMRDTKVKYPNTYEFYKSWNNEFKDAFTNPTKLENSYLPTFSVYPAPLKWFCDTLYGTDLKDLKDFQSIYQNTKSKSFRNLLELWLYDNAFLFQRKTTLKEDSEFNEKLFQTMIQDIGRAKNTQLFLRFSSIILKPSNPRKSVFFSDLNGYNVPSVSLETLLGVIDGFAELSKDGLYDYTPDVTELIKMLKSNCIITNKASGSGTGASKLRILLPYEDGSSSIPEISDRVKQRCYEILSQDKHTMETLNQMVTKTAQLEGQQ encoded by the coding sequence ATGCCCTTGTTACCCCCATACCACCATATAAACAAGAGACTAGTCCGAATATGGACGCGATTCCACCATGGATTTTGTTCATCTGCATCCCGAATAAGTAAATTTAGTTCCAGTAACGGAATCATACTCTCATCACAGGCACAGGCCAACCCAACGAGGATTAAATTGAGTAGCTTACTTTGGAGGTACTTTAATGAGCCAGGGAATTTGTTGTTCGTTACGACTAATATTATCGCCTTTATGGGGATTATCACCTATAATACTTTGGTGAATATTAGCAgagaaaaatatattcaagaGGGGAGGATCCTGGCTAGTTTGAATTCCCATTTCCCTGATAATGTTAGGAGGAATGAAGAGTTACCATTGCTTTTCCCTAAGGAGGAAGAACAATCCAGTGAGAAGGACAGTCTTGAATTACTGCCGAAGATAGTCGACAAAGtagaggaagaaaatgaaacatCTCCCCTAACAATATATAGTGAGAACAAAATTCCACTAGTAAAATCAGTTAAAGTTACCTCCATGAAGAGTGAAAGTATTAAATTATCACTATTCCATATGATATATTCTTTCCAACTTTATAAATCTGTTCTCCAGCATAATACAAAGCAGGAAGAAAAAGGCGCAGCTTCATGGAATGAAGAAGTAGAAGCCATGTGGAAATCATTGAATATGAGGGACACCAAAGTGAAATATCCAAATACATATGAATTTTACAAATCAtggaataatgaatttaaagatgCCTTTACAAATCCGacaaaattggaaaactCCTATCTCCCCACCTTTTCAGTTTATCCTGCTCCATTGAAATGGTTTTGCGATACCCTTTATGGTACTGATCTTAAAGATTTAAAGGATTTTCAATCTATATATCAAAACACCAAATCCAAAAGTTTCCGAAATTTGTTGGAATTATGGCTCTATGATAATGCCTTCTTATTTCAGAGGAAAACAACATTAAAAGAGGACAGtgaattcaatgaaaagTTGTTTCAAACAATGATACAAGATATTGGAAGGGCAAAAAATACTCAACTATTCTTAAGATTCTCATCGATTATTTTAAAACCATCAAATCCACGCAAATCCGTTTTCTTCTCCGACTTAAATGGATATAATGTTCCAAGTGTTTCATTGGAAACTTTACTCGGTGTCATAGATGGATTTGCCGAGTTATCCAAGGATGGACTCTATGATTACACACCGGATGTGACcgaattaataaaaatgttaaAATCCAATTGTATTATTACAAACAAGGCGTCCGGGTCAGGCACAGGTGCCTCCAAACTGCGAATCTTATTGCCATACGAAGATGGATCGTCAAGTATACCCGAGATTTCAGACCGTGTTAAACAGCGCTGTTACGAGATATTAAGTCAAGATAAACATACGATGGAAACACTAAATCAAATGGTGACAAAGACAGCCCAATTAGAGGGCCAACAATAA
- the TRM112 gene encoding RNA methylation protein TRM112 (ancestral locus Anc_6.370) gives MKFLTTNFLKCSVKACDTSNDNFPLQYDGSKCQLVQDESIEFNPEFLLNIIERVDWNAVLSVASDLGNTALPPSKPVFPATADQLSEEDMTILRDLHTLLIQTSISEGEMKCRNCGHVYYIKNSIPNLLLPPHLA, from the coding sequence ATGAAGTTTCTTACCACCAACTTTCTAAAATGTTCCGTCAAGGCATGCGATACTAGTAACGACAATTTCCCATTACAATACGACGGATCCAAATGCCAACTAGTGCAAGATGAAAGCATCGAATTCAACCCTGAGTTCCTCCTGAACATCATCGAAAGGGTGGACTGGAACGCTGTTCTTTCTGTTGCCTCAGATTTGGGCAATACAGCATTGCCACCAAGCAAACCGGTCTTCCCAGCCACTGCAGACCAGCTCTCCGAGGAAGACATGACGATATTGAGGGACCTCCATACTCTGTTGATCCAGACTTCCATCTCTGAAGGGGAGATGAAGTGCAGAAACTGCGGTCATGTCTACTATATCAAGAACAGCATCCCCAACCTATTGCTACCACCTCATCTAGCCTAG
- the FPK1 gene encoding serine/threonine protein kinase FPK1 (ancestral locus Anc_6.371), with product MMSDQLKEHDSFHVPPPIGAKNRSSSFSKMLSSRPWKRSSPATPSNPTSMNSSSSTLNLSGIQSKLESYTENGKERSRTNSEVDENGTTPSRLSKLKNMFRASSTSSDNELTASEMRSNKVRYLEPMTPANTTEMTTPMRSPSQPNDLLSFPSYHGEEAVEEPREAHTVVHSYNPFINDISPSPPLFENPKTPSNNSRRRSPSTPIMPSHTHQTSLESWRVTNDSSSNPSAGGRFSPTNPFRERTNSGTPYNNPEHRGVIPPHIIASQEYTGSFPSLTNNPLSSTEYLTATSSTTSSGYPQPPTPAPLSNNNLQKDILRNLSNMSLNEIKENEELDEFAMAGSAGAGGGRDSFLSASERREISASPIKDGSTTPYMTSDDPQPFPSIVVGYDGDDDGADGTVDKDDFITTPSPRLQSPSQNENNNMKRILRRAASETDAVHMAKNNGTSNGQIQRESTPEDNNSDINSKRSNTVSASKFIPSEPPRIPAVEEEPKRSRRLRNKSFSNKFKDITVGPQSFEKIKLLGQGDVGKVYLVREKKTNRLYALKIFSKSEMIKRKKIKRILAEQEILATSNHPFVVTLYHSFQSEDYLYFCMEYCMGGEFFRALQTRRTKCISEDDARFYASEVTAALEYLHLLGFIYRDLKPENILLHKSGHIMLSDFDLSVQAKDAKVPVMKGSAESTVVDTKICSDGFRTNSFVGTEEYIAPEVIRGNGHTAAVDWWTLGILIYEMLFGFTPFKGSSSNETFSNILKNDVSFPNNNDISRNCKDLIKKLLCKNEAKRLGSKMGAADVKRHPFFKKVQWSFLRNQEPPLIPILSENGCDFAKLSHNKKKGKDKSEELQKELEEQERIMFQEQVEYDDEVSEEDPFHDFNSMSLMQQDNNSLIYGDNNSYGKISYTPNSNRSRSNSHRAFFKR from the coding sequence ATGATGTCGGATCAATTAAAGGAGCACGACTCATTCCATGTCCCACCGCCAATAGGCGCAAAGAACAGAAGTTCTTCCTTCTCAAAGATGCTTTCCAGTCGTCCCTGGAAACGATCCAGCCCAGCGACACCCAGTAACCCAACCTCTATGAATAGCAGCTCGTCAACTTTGAACTTATCCGGGATTCAATCCAAATTAGAGTCCTACACAGAGAACGGCAAGGAAAGATCAAGAACCAATTCTGAAGTGGACGAGAATGGTACTACACCATCCAGATTAtctaaattgaaaaacatGTTCCGTGCCAGTTCGACTTCATCAGATAACGAATTAACTGCATCAGAAATGAGATCAAATAAAGTAAGATATTTGGAACCCATGACCCCGGCAAATACTACAGAAATGACAACTCCAATGAGGTCTCCATCACAGCCCAACGATTTATTGTCGTTCCCCTCATACCACGGGGAAGAAGCTGTGGAGGAACCGAGAGAGGCTCATACTGTGGTTCACAGTTACAACCCTTTCATTAATGACATTTCTCCATCACCACCACTGTTTGAAAACCCCAAGACTCCATCAAATAATAGTCGTAGGAGATCTCCATCCACACCAATAATGCCCAGTCATACACATCAGACCAGTTTGGAATCATGGAGAGTGACAAACGATTCAAGTTCAAACCCATCCGCAGGAGGAAGGTTCTCACCAACTAACCCTTTCAGAGAAAGAACCAACTCAGGAACGCCATATAATAATCCCGAACATAGAGGTGTCATACCACCTCATATTATAGCATCACAAGAATATACAGGAAGTTTCCCCTCTTTGACGAACAATCCATTATCATCAACGGAATATCTTACTGCAACCTCATCTACAACCTCATCAGGGTACCCTCAACCACCAACACCAGCACCGTTATCGAACAATAACCTTCAGAAAGatattttaagaaatttaagTAATATGtcattaaatgaaattaaagaaaatgaagaattagatgaattCGCAATGGCAGGATCAGCAGGAGCAGGAGGAGGACGAgattcttttctttctgCTTcagaaagaagagaaatatCTGCCTCACCCATAAAGGATGGATCTACTACCCCATATATGACATCGGATGATCCACAACCGTTCCCATCCATCGTAGTTGGGTATGATGGTGATGACGATGGTGCTGATGGTACTGTGGATAAAGATGATTTCATAACGACACCATCTCCACGTTTACAATCACCTTcacaaaatgaaaataataacatgAAAAGAATACTGAGAAGAGCTGCCTCTGAAACGGATGCTGTTCATATGGCAAAGAATAACGGTACATCAAACGGTCAGATTCAAAGGGAATCAACCCCTGAGGATAACAATAGCGATATCAACTCAAAGAGATCAAATACCGTATCCGCTTCTAAGTTTATACCCTCAGAACCACCACGGATCCCAGCAGTAGAGGAGGAACCCAAGAGATCACGTCGTCTTAGAAATAAATCTTTCAGtaacaaattcaaagatattaCCGTAGGACCACaatcatttgaaaagatcaaaTTATTGGGACAAGGTGATGTGGGTAAAGTTTACTTAGTGAGAGAAAAAAAGACCAATAGACTATACGCTTTGAAGATCTTTAGCAAATCTGAAATGAttaaaaggaaaaaaattaagagaaTATTGGcagaacaagaaattctGGCTACGAGTAATCATCCATTTGTGGTTACGTTATATCATTCGTTTCAATCAGaagattatttatatttttgcATGGAGTATTGTATGGGAGGAGAATTTTTCAGAGCTTTGCaaacaagaagaactaAATGCATTAGTGAGGATGATGCAAGGTTTTATGCAAGTGAGGTCACTGCTGCATTAGAATATCTACATTTGTTGGGATTTATTTACAGGGATTTGAAACCGGAAAACATCCTACTACATAAATCCGGTCATATCATGCTTTCTGATTTTGATCTTTCAGTTCAGGCAAAGGATGCAAAAGTCCCTGTTATGAAGGGTTCTGCGGAATCAACTGTTGTGGACACCAAGATATGCTCTGATGGATTTAGAACCAATTCGTTCGTCGGGACCGAGGAATACATTGCTCCAGAGGTTATCAGGGGCAATGGTCATACAGCTGCTGTTGATTGGTGGACTTTAGGTATATTGATATATGAAATGTTATTTGGATTCACACCTTTCAAAGGGTCTAGTTCCAACGAAACGTTTTCCAATATCTTGAAGAACGATGTTTCTTTCCCCAATAACAACGATATCTCTAGGAATTGCaaagatttaataaagaaattgctTTGTAAGAATGAAGCTAAAAGACTTGGCTCCAAGATGGGTGCAGCTGATGTTAAGAGGCatccatttttcaaaaaagtCCAATGGTCCTTCCTTAGAAATCAAGAACCCCCTTTGATTCCTATATTGTCGGAGAATGGATGTGATTTTGCTAAACTATCGCAcaataagaagaaaggGAAAGATAAATCGGAAGAATTGCAGAAGGAACTTGAGGAGCAAGAACGTATAATGTTCCAAGAACAAGTagaatatgatgatgaagtaTCTGAGGAAGATCCATTCCATGATTTTAACTCTATGAGTTTGATGCAGCAAGACAATAACTCGTTGATATATGGTGATAACAATTCATATGGTAAGATATCGTATACGCCGAATTCCAATAGATCAAGAAGTAACAGCCATAGGgcatttttcaaaaggtAG
- the NCAS0A05580 gene encoding putative aminophospholipid translocase regulatory protein (ancestral locus Anc_6.374), protein MVLLFWRKIDEVGRKKSRKPLNTGFRQQRLKAWQPILSPQSVFPFLTILACIFAPIGIGLIVSAINVQDLVIDYTRCHLLAHSDTFETIPSPYVDYHFKRSVSIEPQWKLVTTEDGDQVCSLQFEIPNNVKRPIYLYYKLSNYFQNHREYIKSFDVDQLKGKAVALNKLDDFCDPLKTISDKIVYPCGLVANSLFNDTFTAKLQGVNETKDFMLTNEGIAWKTDKHRYKPTKYNASQIVPPPNWAKKFPNGYTDENIPDLQNWEEFKVWMRTAALPKFYKLALMNETSELPEGMYETNITLNYPVLSFNGEKAFVLTTNSIIGARNVVLGILYLIVAGICTLFAIIFLTKVIFQPRSLTDHSYLNYTPQQFTMANKQQQPQQPVFNNIPLREIL, encoded by the coding sequence AtggttcttcttttttggAGGAAGATAGATGAAGTAGGTCGtaaaaaatcaagaaaaCCGTTAAATACAGGCTTCAGACAACAACGTTTGAAGGCATGGCAACCAATATTATCTCCTCAAAGCGTGTTCCCCTTCTTAACTATTTTGGCTTGCATTTTTGCCCCCATAGGGATTGGATTGATAGTTAGTGCCATTAATGTTCAAGATCTAGTGATCGACTATACGCGATGCCATCTCTTAGCACATAGTGACACATTTGAAACCATACCATCTCCATATGTTGACTACCATTTTAAAAGAAGTGTCTCAATTGAGCCACAATGGAAATTGGTCACTACTGAGGATGGAGACCAAGTCTGTAGTTTACAGTTTGAAATACCAAATAACGTTAAGAGGCCGATTTACttatattataaattaTCCAATTATTTCCAGAATCATAGAGAATACATCAAATCGTTTGACGTGGATCAGTTAAAGGGGAAGGCGGTGGCTCTTAATAAGCTTGATGACTTTTGTGACCCATTAAAGACTATTAGCGATAAGATTGTTTACCCGTGCGGCTTGGTTGccaattcattatttaatgacaCATTTACAGCAAAATTGCAAGGTGTCAATGAAACAAAAGATTTTATGTTAACGAATGAAGGAATTGCATGGAAGACGGACAAACACAGATACAAGCCAACTAAATATAATGCATCACAAATAGTACCACCCCCAAATTGGGCGAAAAAATTTCCTAATGGGTATACAGACGAAAATATTCCGGATCTGCAAAATTGGGAAGAATTTAAGGTATGGATGAGAACTGCTGCATTaccaaaattttataaacTTGCCCTGATGAATGAAACGTCAGAATTGCCTGAAGGGATGTACGAGACTAACATTACATTAAACTATCCTGTCCTTTCCTTTAATGGTGAGAAAGCGTTTGTTTTAACAACAAATAGTATTATTGGTGCTCGTAATGTTGTACTAGGCATTTTATACCTTATTGTTGCAGGTATTTGCACACTATTCGCTATCATATTCTTAACCAAGGTTATATTCCAGCCAAGATCTTTAACTGACCATTCGTATTTAAACTATACTCCTCAACAATTTACTATGGCTAATAAGCAACAACAGCCACAACAACCagttttcaataatattccattgAGAGAGATTCTTTGA
- the MSO1 gene encoding Mso1p (ancestral locus Anc_6.375), producing the protein MSATTEHGSNNIWSKFRSSTKSFSTSFASLSVNSEKDGDSPTSTLVHKSLVKFYKNQEPFQGFPGWLGHKEDLPDEQKILRKQAQSHHSTATSSSGSGETTHGHHKSSSFASGLRHSVADKLSSSSSSSMPEVASAPVRTTAGMSFHNIYNKDTSATSGAISQRGDPQQQRPQYASRLHESESGIAQSSNTTPERPRPNLSTSSSLLMRERLRRNNTNPRSAF; encoded by the coding sequence ATGAGTGCAACCACTGAACACGGATCCAATAACATATGGTCGAAATTTAGGAGTTCAACGAAATCTTTTTCCACTTCCTTTGCCAGTCTTTCAGTCAATTCAGAAAAGGATGGAGATTCTCCAACGTCGACTTTGGTTCATAAATCGTTAGTAAAATTCTATAAGAACCAAGAACCCTTTCAAGGATTCCCAGGTTGGCTAGGACATAAGGAGGATCTACCAGATGAACAGAAAATTTTAAGGAAACAGGCTCAGTCGCATCACTCCACGGCGACATCGAGTTCAGGAAGTGGTGAAACCACTCACGGACACCATAAGTCATCCAGTTTTGCCTCTGGATTAAGACATTCTGTAGCAGATAAGTtgtcttcttcatcttcttcgtcaATGCCAGAGGTGGCTTCTGCGCCAGTACGAACAACTGCAGGGATGTCGTTCCATAATATCTATAACAAAGATACTTCAGCAACAAGTGGAGCTATTTCTCAGAGGGGTGATCCACAGCAGCAAAGACCGCAGTATGCTTCTCGATTACATGAGAGTGAGAGTGGTATTGCGCAATCATCCAACACGACTCCGGAACGACCAAGACCTAACTTAAGTacctcttcatcattattaatgagAGAACGtttaagaagaaacaatacCAATCCAAGATCTGCGTTTTAA